One bacterium DNA window includes the following coding sequences:
- a CDS encoding rhomboid family protein produces MEQQLALRRCANHWQREAAARCPECGRYFCRECITEHEDRILCAACLKSQTRGLAQKSPRVAVLFRVMQMCISILILWIFFYYIGKALLLMPDEFHEGSVWQEEAS; encoded by the coding sequence ATGGAACAACAGCTTGCATTGCGCAGATGTGCCAATCACTGGCAACGGGAGGCGGCAGCGCGTTGTCCGGAGTGCGGGCGATATTTTTGTCGTGAGTGCATCACGGAGCATGAGGACCGCATCTTATGCGCCGCGTGTCTGAAAAGCCAGACCCGTGGTTTGGCGCAAAAATCTCCGCGCGTTGCTGTCCTGTTTCGTGTGATGCAGATGTGCATCAGCATCCTGATTCTGTGGATCTTCTTCTACTATATTGGAAAGGCTCTCTTGCTGATGCCGGATGAATTTCATGAAGGATCGGTCTGGCAGGAAGAAGCGTCATGA
- a CDS encoding MoxR family ATPase, with product MESLDRLKDVLTRSREEIGKVIIGQKEVVDRALITIFTNNHALVEGVPGVAKTLLVRTLGQVLGCPNQRIQFTPDLMPADIIGTNVFNLQKNEFMLVKGPIFTTFLLADEINRAPAKTQSALLQAMQERQVTIDRESYLLSPSFTVFATQNPIEYEGTYPLPEAQKDRFMLKITMDYPHEAEELELAQRMLGTSAPESVLASGAVQQVLGDGELALLRHALDEVVVREELVRYVVEIVRNTRKHQAVLVGAGPRATQALLLSSRANAVLSARDFVTPDDIKAMAQPVLEHRLILRPEFELEGMSVNEVIQNLLQQVSVPR from the coding sequence ATGGAGAGTCTGGATCGGTTGAAGGATGTACTTACACGTTCACGCGAAGAGATAGGCAAGGTCATCATTGGCCAGAAAGAGGTTGTCGACAGGGCACTCATTACAATATTTACCAACAACCACGCGCTGGTGGAAGGAGTTCCCGGCGTTGCGAAAACGCTTCTTGTTCGAACACTAGGTCAGGTTCTTGGCTGTCCCAACCAGCGCATTCAATTCACGCCGGATTTGATGCCCGCCGACATTATTGGAACGAACGTATTCAATCTACAGAAAAATGAATTCATGCTGGTCAAAGGCCCGATCTTTACGACTTTTCTGCTTGCAGATGAAATCAATCGCGCGCCGGCAAAAACCCAATCTGCTTTGCTGCAGGCAATGCAGGAACGCCAGGTGACGATCGACCGGGAAAGCTACCTCCTTTCTCCGAGCTTCACCGTATTTGCCACGCAAAACCCGATTGAGTATGAAGGAACTTATCCATTACCGGAAGCGCAGAAAGATCGATTCATGCTCAAAATCACAATGGATTATCCCCACGAAGCGGAAGAATTGGAGCTCGCTCAAAGGATGTTGGGCACTTCCGCTCCTGAGTCGGTGCTCGCATCCGGAGCTGTGCAGCAAGTCCTGGGAGATGGAGAGCTTGCCTTGTTGCGGCACGCTCTGGACGAAGTGGTGGTTCGCGAAGAACTTGTGCGATACGTAGTGGAAATCGTGCGGAACACACGCAAACATCAGGCGGTTCTGGTGGGAGCGGGTCCGCGCGCGACGCAGGCTTTACTGTTATCGAGCCGCGCGAACGCCGTGCTTTCTGCGAGAGACTTTGTTACTCCCGATGACATCAAAGCAATGGCGCAACCGGTGCTCGAACACCGTTTGATTCTTCGACCGGAATTCGAGCTGGAAGGGATGTCAGTCAATGAAGTGATTCAAAACTTGTTGCAGCAGGTTTCCGTGCCACGATGA
- a CDS encoding DUF58 domain-containing protein, translating to MKLPVLYRTVPRNRLLFFAAIVLPFALLVPVTSPAVAQISFVAIALTAIADAWIGNYRKGSVRIVLPALLRLSKDREGSLPLRIQNPDQNARRIRIGLPFPLEVESPSYDQSVQLPQGSEYSHFEWPCKGIKRGKYTLNHCYVEYISPLGLWNLRSVQKTECELRVYPNLLEERKKLASRFLNRDEYGSHSRKMVGQGREFEKLREYVPGDAYDQLHWKATAKRGRPITKVFQIERTQEVYVVVDFSRRSARQVNHETALEFFLRSALILGMVAQQQGDLFGAITLSNRVQGFLRAGNGKAHYHACRDLLYTLQPQLVTPDYEDLFSFVRLRLRRRALLVVLTDLNDPMLAESFVNSASLVARHHLLLVNMIRPEGALALFEDANVNSVDSVYERLSGHIVWENLKDLQNVLHRYGIPLSQLHLSDMSVQLVNQYFAVKERQLL from the coding sequence ATGAAATTGCCTGTTTTGTACCGCACTGTGCCGCGCAACCGGCTCCTGTTTTTTGCGGCAATCGTACTTCCGTTCGCGTTGCTCGTTCCCGTTACCTCTCCCGCTGTGGCGCAAATCAGTTTCGTTGCCATCGCGCTTACCGCGATCGCGGATGCATGGATCGGAAACTACCGAAAGGGATCCGTTCGCATCGTTTTACCGGCCTTGCTCCGGTTATCCAAGGACAGGGAGGGATCGCTTCCGCTGCGAATTCAAAATCCGGATCAAAACGCGAGACGGATACGGATCGGATTGCCTTTTCCGCTGGAAGTGGAGTCACCGTCTTATGATCAATCGGTTCAGCTTCCGCAAGGTTCGGAGTACTCTCATTTCGAGTGGCCCTGCAAGGGAATCAAGCGAGGCAAGTACACGTTGAATCATTGTTACGTGGAATACATTTCGCCACTGGGGTTGTGGAATCTGCGCTCAGTGCAGAAAACGGAATGTGAATTGAGGGTTTATCCGAATCTGCTGGAAGAACGGAAGAAACTTGCATCGCGGTTCTTGAACCGGGATGAATACGGATCCCACTCGCGAAAAATGGTTGGACAGGGCCGAGAGTTTGAAAAATTAAGAGAGTACGTTCCGGGGGATGCTTACGATCAACTTCACTGGAAGGCAACCGCAAAACGCGGACGCCCGATCACGAAGGTCTTTCAAATTGAACGAACACAGGAGGTCTATGTGGTTGTCGATTTCTCGCGAAGATCCGCGAGGCAGGTCAATCACGAAACAGCACTTGAGTTTTTCCTTCGGTCAGCACTGATTCTGGGAATGGTTGCGCAGCAGCAAGGAGATCTTTTTGGAGCTATAACATTGAGCAACCGTGTCCAGGGCTTTCTTCGCGCGGGCAACGGAAAAGCTCATTATCATGCTTGCCGCGATCTGCTATACACCCTGCAACCGCAGCTGGTGACTCCGGATTATGAAGATCTTTTCTCATTTGTGCGGTTGCGCCTGCGGCGAAGAGCATTGCTGGTTGTGTTGACAGATTTGAATGACCCGATGCTCGCAGAAAGTTTTGTCAACAGCGCATCTCTGGTTGCGCGCCACCATTTGTTGCTGGTAAACATGATCCGGCCGGAAGGCGCACTCGCATTGTTCGAAGACGCAAATGTAAATTCTGTGGATTCAGTTTACGAACGGTTGAGTGGACATATCGTTTGGGAGAATTTGAAAGACTTGCAGAATGTGTTGCATCGTTATGGCATTCCGCTTTCGCAATTGCATTTATCGGACATGAGTGTCCAATTGGTGAACCAGTATTTCGCCGTCAAGGAACGGCAATTGCTTTGA
- a CDS encoding stage II sporulation protein M — MLIDVPRFINAEQPHWQELESILRRVEVQPDWKMNLPELRRFHYLYERASSDLAKISTFAAEKEIRRYLETLVARAYGEIHEAREKPHRFSPFNWFFKTFPQTFRKYSRAFAFACLLTFAGAAFGAVAISFDPEAKGILMPFSHLQMDPSERVRLEEKAAKRDPMSGQKASFSTMLMTHNTKVSLLTLAMGMTFGVGVIVLLFYNGVILGAVCADYILAGEMKFLLGWLMPHGVIEIPAILIAGQAGFLVAKTLIGSGARNTFRARFREISGDLVTLAGGFACLLVWAGIIEAFLSQYHEPVIPYSAKIAFGSLEFLLLIFFLARSGKGEQTGVSEQ; from the coding sequence ATGTTAATTGACGTTCCGAGGTTCATAAACGCTGAGCAACCGCACTGGCAGGAGCTGGAGAGTATCCTGCGGCGGGTGGAGGTCCAGCCGGACTGGAAAATGAATCTGCCGGAGTTGCGCCGTTTCCATTATCTGTATGAACGAGCTTCTTCCGATCTCGCGAAGATCAGCACTTTTGCAGCCGAAAAGGAGATTCGCCGTTACCTGGAAACGCTGGTCGCAAGGGCTTATGGCGAAATCCATGAAGCGCGGGAAAAACCGCATCGGTTTTCTCCTTTCAACTGGTTTTTCAAAACCTTCCCTCAGACATTTCGCAAATATTCACGCGCATTTGCATTTGCGTGTTTGCTGACTTTTGCGGGAGCCGCTTTCGGAGCGGTCGCAATCAGTTTTGATCCGGAAGCAAAAGGAATATTGATGCCTTTCTCGCATTTGCAAATGGACCCTTCCGAACGGGTAAGGTTGGAAGAGAAAGCGGCAAAAAGGGATCCCATGTCAGGCCAAAAAGCTTCCTTTTCTACGATGCTCATGACTCATAACACGAAAGTCTCGCTTCTCACGCTTGCGATGGGAATGACATTTGGAGTGGGTGTGATCGTGCTGCTCTTCTACAATGGTGTAATCCTGGGAGCCGTTTGCGCTGACTACATACTGGCCGGGGAAATGAAATTCTTACTGGGATGGTTGATGCCTCATGGAGTCATCGAAATTCCTGCGATTCTAATTGCGGGACAGGCCGGTTTTCTGGTGGCAAAAACGCTGATCGGCAGCGGCGCGAGAAATACATTCCGCGCGCGATTTCGTGAAATTTCCGGTGACCTTGTAACTCTGGCGGGGGGATTTGCCTGTTTGCTTGTTTGGGCTGGAATCATAGAAGCATTTCTTTCCCAGTATCATGAACCGGTAATTCCCTACTCAGCCAAAATCGCTTTCGGATCGTTGGAATTTCTTTTGTTGATTTTTTTCCTGGCCCGTTCAGGAAAAGGAGAACAAACAGGTGTTTCAGAGCAGTAA
- a CDS encoding RDD family protein, translated as MFQSSKTNVLVIRTPEGIAFPLLLAGPITRFLAWFLDASCITGATFLLSLFCSVLGILSADLANAFFFIAFFVLSIGYPILAEWRWRGQTLGKRLLRLRVMDVQGLRLQFSQIMIRNLLRFVDSLPFLYTVGGIVCFFTKRAQRLGDLAANTIVVRDPYLSEPDLSQVMAGKYNSFRNYPHLAARLRQRLSVEEAGIALQAILRRDRLQPVPRVDLFQQVADHLKQVVPFPDDAVEGLTDEQYVRNIVDLLFQKQGAVKTPMMT; from the coding sequence GTGTTTCAGAGCAGTAAGACCAATGTTCTGGTGATTCGGACTCCTGAAGGCATCGCTTTTCCGCTCCTTCTTGCAGGTCCTATCACCCGTTTCCTTGCGTGGTTTTTGGATGCTTCGTGCATAACGGGAGCGACTTTTCTGCTAAGTCTATTTTGCTCGGTCCTTGGAATTCTAAGCGCGGATCTCGCCAATGCATTTTTCTTTATCGCTTTTTTTGTATTGTCGATTGGTTATCCGATTTTGGCCGAATGGCGCTGGCGTGGACAAACTCTCGGCAAGCGATTGTTACGGCTTCGGGTGATGGATGTTCAAGGTTTGCGTTTGCAATTCAGCCAGATCATGATTCGAAATCTTCTCCGCTTCGTGGATTCACTTCCTTTTTTGTATACAGTGGGAGGAATTGTTTGCTTTTTCACCAAACGCGCGCAGCGGCTCGGAGACCTCGCAGCAAACACAATCGTTGTGCGCGATCCTTATTTGAGTGAACCGGATTTGAGCCAGGTGATGGCAGGGAAATACAACTCCTTCCGGAACTATCCGCATCTTGCTGCCCGTTTGCGTCAAAGGTTGAGCGTCGAAGAAGCGGGAATCGCTCTTCAAGCGATTCTAAGGCGGGACCGCCTTCAACCGGTCCCTAGAGTGGATTTGTTTCAACAAGTTGCGGACCACCTGAAGCAGGTCGTTCCATTCCCTGACGATGCAGTCGAAGGACTTACCGATGAACAATACGTCCGCAATATTGTCGATCTCTTGTTCCAGAAACAAGGCGCAGTCAAAACGCCAATGATGACGTAA
- a CDS encoding acetyl-CoA C-acetyltransferase, with product MKDVVILGGMRTPMGEYNGSLSDFSAIDLGSIAAKAALQKTGVAPQEVQHSIFGNALQTSGDAIYGARHVALKSGVPVSVPALTVNRLCGSGIQSIVEAAHLIQLEEAEIVLAGGMESLSQAPHVIRGLRKGLRLGEGQLEDLLMVSLMDTYCGFYMAQTSDNLARECNIGREEQDVYALRSQKAATAAWEAGKFKEEIVPVEIRSRKGTVLFDRDDHMRPESTLEGLAGLKPHFSKDGFVTAGNASGIVDGAAAVLVCSSREAERRNAAPLGRIISWAYVGVEPRIMGSGPVPATQEALKKAGLSLTDVDLVEVNEAFAGQYLAVEKLLGLDREKVNVNGGAIALGHPLGATGTRLVLTLLLELRRRKKKIGVATACIGGGQGIAMVVEAF from the coding sequence ATGAAAGATGTTGTGATTTTGGGTGGCATGAGGACACCGATGGGCGAATATAACGGATCTTTGAGCGATTTCAGCGCCATCGATCTGGGATCAATTGCTGCAAAGGCCGCGCTACAGAAAACAGGTGTGGCCCCTCAAGAAGTTCAACATTCCATTTTTGGAAATGCTTTGCAGACGAGCGGGGACGCAATTTATGGCGCCCGTCACGTGGCGCTAAAATCCGGAGTTCCCGTTTCTGTTCCTGCGCTGACCGTGAATCGTTTATGTGGTTCCGGAATTCAATCGATTGTCGAAGCCGCGCATCTGATTCAATTGGAGGAAGCAGAAATCGTTCTTGCTGGTGGAATGGAATCGCTCAGCCAGGCTCCGCATGTGATCCGTGGTTTGCGCAAAGGATTGCGGCTGGGAGAAGGCCAGCTTGAAGATTTGTTGATGGTTTCTTTGATGGATACCTACTGTGGTTTTTATATGGCGCAAACTTCCGATAACCTTGCCCGGGAGTGTAATATCGGTCGCGAAGAACAGGACGTGTACGCGCTCCGTAGCCAGAAAGCTGCGACGGCCGCGTGGGAAGCGGGAAAGTTTAAAGAAGAAATCGTTCCTGTTGAAATTCGTTCGCGAAAGGGAACTGTGCTTTTTGATCGCGACGATCACATGCGGCCTGAATCGACACTGGAAGGTCTGGCGGGATTGAAACCTCACTTCAGCAAAGACGGTTTTGTCACGGCTGGGAACGCAAGTGGAATCGTGGACGGCGCGGCAGCAGTTCTTGTTTGTAGCTCGCGCGAAGCGGAACGGCGAAACGCCGCGCCTCTGGGGCGGATTATTTCCTGGGCCTATGTTGGCGTTGAGCCCAGAATCATGGGATCGGGTCCTGTGCCTGCAACGCAGGAAGCTTTGAAGAAGGCAGGCCTGTCATTAACGGATGTCGATCTGGTGGAAGTCAATGAAGCTTTCGCCGGGCAATATCTTGCCGTGGAAAAGTTGCTGGGACTTGACCGGGAAAAAGTCAATGTGAATGGTGGCGCGATTGCTTTAGGACATCCGCTCGGTGCGACGGGAACACGTCTTGTACTGACGTTGCTGTTGGAGCTTCGGCGCAGGAAGAAAAAAATCGGTGTTGCGACTGCCTGTATCGGTGGCGGTCAGGGGATCGCCATGGTCGTCGAAGCTTTTTAA
- a CDS encoding 3-hydroxyacyl-CoA dehydrogenase NAD-binding domain-containing protein, whose protein sequence is MEIRKVGVLGCGLMGSGIAQVCATAGYNTLVREVNSDLLQKGIEGIRKFAGKMAEKGQLKVSAEDVMRNLRGTTELEDMADRDIIIEAIPEILDLKRQTFQKLGEVCKEDLILCSNTSSLSIVEMAMSSKHPERFVGLHFFNPVPIMELVEVVRSILCTEDVFRQVYSFAESLGKKPVAATDKPGFIVNRLLVPYLLDAIRAYEQGFGSIEDIDKGMQLGCRHPMGPFTLLDFVGLDTTYYIANIMFDEFKDPRFAPPSLLKRMVLAGQYGKKSGKGFYDYTKK, encoded by the coding sequence ATGGAAATTCGCAAGGTTGGTGTTTTGGGGTGCGGACTGATGGGGTCCGGCATTGCTCAGGTTTGTGCAACTGCCGGTTACAACACACTTGTTCGGGAAGTGAATTCTGATCTCTTGCAGAAGGGGATCGAAGGCATCAGGAAATTCGCCGGCAAAATGGCTGAAAAAGGACAGCTCAAGGTGAGCGCGGAAGATGTCATGCGAAACCTTCGCGGTACTACAGAATTAGAAGATATGGCTGACCGGGACATCATCATCGAAGCAATTCCCGAGATCCTGGATTTAAAGAGACAGACTTTTCAGAAGTTGGGCGAGGTTTGCAAGGAGGATTTAATCCTTTGCAGCAACACTTCTTCGCTTTCGATCGTTGAAATGGCGATGTCCAGCAAACATCCGGAACGATTCGTGGGCTTGCACTTCTTCAACCCTGTGCCGATCATGGAACTCGTGGAGGTGGTCCGGAGCATTCTTTGCACGGAAGATGTCTTCCGGCAGGTTTACAGCTTTGCCGAATCACTCGGCAAAAAACCGGTTGCGGCGACCGATAAACCGGGCTTTATTGTGAACCGCCTGCTTGTGCCTTACTTGCTCGACGCCATTCGGGCGTATGAACAAGGCTTTGGGAGTATCGAAGACATTGATAAAGGAATGCAGCTCGGGTGTCGCCATCCTATGGGACCCTTTACGCTGCTCGATTTCGTCGGCCTTGATACTACGTACTACATTGCTAATATTATGTTCGATGAATTCAAGGATCCCCGGTTTGCACCACCCTCCCTGCTAAAGCGGATGGTTTTAGCGGGACAATATGGGAAAAAATCCGGCAAAGGATTTTACGACTACACCAAAAAGTAG
- a CDS encoding enoyl-CoA hydratase-related protein: protein MEYQNILWEVRDGIGMVTVNRPKVLNALNDQTMEELRQVFLEIRRREDVHAVIFTGAGEKAFIAGADINELAKQTPLEGKDRSRRGHHILEIIENLGKPVLAAVNGYALGGGCEIAMACHIRLASENAKLGQPEVKLGIVAGYGGTQRLVRLVGLGRALEILLTGEQITAQHAYEIGLVNGVYPQADLLQQSEKLLRKIIANGPVAVKLTMEAAIHGSQLTLAEGLNLEANLFAVSCTTEDMKEGTSAFVEKRAAKFQGK, encoded by the coding sequence ATGGAATACCAGAACATCCTGTGGGAAGTAAGAGACGGAATTGGAATGGTCACGGTAAACCGTCCGAAAGTGTTGAATGCTCTGAACGACCAGACGATGGAAGAACTGCGTCAAGTCTTTCTGGAAATCCGGAGAAGGGAAGATGTGCACGCGGTGATCTTTACGGGAGCGGGCGAGAAAGCGTTTATTGCCGGCGCCGATATCAATGAGCTTGCCAAACAGACGCCACTGGAAGGCAAGGATCGTTCCCGGCGTGGTCATCATATTCTGGAAATCATCGAGAACTTAGGAAAGCCAGTGCTGGCTGCCGTCAATGGCTACGCGCTCGGTGGCGGTTGCGAGATTGCGATGGCCTGTCATATTCGCCTTGCATCGGAAAACGCCAAACTTGGCCAACCGGAAGTGAAACTGGGAATCGTTGCCGGTTACGGAGGCACGCAAAGACTCGTGAGATTGGTCGGGCTGGGACGGGCACTGGAAATATTGCTGACCGGTGAACAGATCACTGCGCAGCACGCCTATGAAATCGGTTTGGTAAACGGAGTTTATCCACAGGCTGACTTGCTGCAACAATCTGAAAAACTGCTGCGAAAAATCATCGCGAACGGACCTGTTGCGGTGAAACTAACAATGGAAGCTGCGATACATGGAAGCCAGCTCACACTGGCGGAGGGCTTGAACCTGGAAGCGAATCTCTTCGCGGTAAGTTGCACAACGGAAGACATGAAGGAAGGCACCAGCGCCTTCGTCGAAAAACGTGCTGCCAAATTCCAAGGCAAATAA
- a CDS encoding TldD/PmbA family protein, producing the protein MDEREFCERVLYEALKRGADYADVRLVPHSQSEEITVKNGVVENLEHSEAAGFGVRVLLDGVWGFASSFRIQEKEISTVVEMAVQIARASAITKKYGVQLASNVIWKDARYISPTKIDPFKVSLEEKVDLLVRADNLIRQHGKKVKIRECDLTFHRIRKMFVSTEGSSITQEITISGGGISAKSVEGEEVQQRSYPNSFRGNFATRGYDFIEELDLLTHAPRIAEEADELLTAPDCPESVTNVILMPNQLCLQIHESIGHAVELDRILGTEITYAGGSFLTPVLHEIGSFAYASPLVNVKADATLDGGIGSFGFDDEGVEAQKFPLIQEGVLINLLTSRETVTEANRLLGRDYFSASNGTMRASFSNRIPLIRMTNIYLEPGQTKWEDLVESTDQGVLLDTNVSWSIDDLRKNFSFGVEVAREVRNGKIGQLYRNAHYTGMTTDFWKSCDAVCDSKMWQVYGTPNCGKGQPGQIMVVGHAASPARFRNVKVGSRKK; encoded by the coding sequence ATGGATGAAAGGGAGTTTTGCGAAAGGGTATTGTATGAGGCCCTGAAACGTGGGGCTGACTACGCAGATGTACGCCTTGTTCCGCATTCACAGAGTGAAGAGATCACAGTCAAGAATGGTGTAGTCGAAAACCTGGAGCATTCCGAGGCCGCGGGTTTTGGAGTTCGTGTGCTTCTGGACGGTGTCTGGGGCTTCGCGTCGAGTTTCCGGATTCAGGAAAAGGAAATTTCCACGGTCGTGGAAATGGCGGTTCAGATTGCCAGGGCAAGTGCGATCACGAAAAAGTACGGTGTTCAGCTCGCTTCCAATGTGATCTGGAAGGACGCACGATACATCAGTCCCACGAAAATAGATCCGTTTAAAGTGTCGCTTGAAGAAAAAGTCGATTTATTGGTTCGTGCCGACAATTTGATTCGTCAGCACGGCAAGAAAGTAAAAATCAGAGAATGTGATTTAACCTTTCATCGAATCCGCAAGATGTTCGTATCAACCGAAGGCTCTTCGATAACGCAGGAAATCACAATCAGTGGCGGTGGAATCAGCGCAAAATCAGTGGAAGGGGAAGAGGTCCAGCAACGATCTTATCCCAACAGCTTCCGGGGAAACTTTGCAACACGCGGATACGATTTTATAGAAGAGCTTGATCTCCTCACACATGCTCCGCGAATAGCTGAAGAAGCAGATGAGCTCTTAACCGCGCCGGATTGTCCGGAGAGTGTAACGAATGTGATTCTGATGCCGAATCAACTCTGTCTTCAAATCCATGAATCAATCGGACATGCCGTAGAGCTGGACCGGATTTTGGGGACTGAAATCACCTATGCAGGCGGGAGCTTTTTGACGCCTGTTCTGCATGAGATCGGATCTTTCGCCTATGCATCGCCGCTGGTGAATGTGAAAGCGGATGCAACCCTTGACGGAGGAATCGGTAGTTTTGGATTTGATGATGAAGGCGTTGAGGCGCAGAAGTTTCCCCTAATTCAGGAAGGCGTTCTTATAAACCTGCTTACTTCGCGCGAAACGGTTACGGAAGCGAACAGACTTCTGGGTCGCGACTACTTTTCTGCGAGCAACGGAACAATGAGAGCATCTTTCTCCAACCGCATTCCTCTGATTCGAATGACCAACATTTATCTGGAACCCGGTCAGACGAAATGGGAGGATTTGGTCGAATCCACTGATCAGGGAGTTTTACTGGATACGAATGTGAGCTGGAGCATTGATGATCTCCGAAAGAATTTCAGCTTCGGAGTGGAAGTAGCGCGGGAAGTTCGCAATGGGAAAATAGGCCAGCTCTACAGGAACGCCCATTATACTGGGATGACAACCGATTTTTGGAAATCTTGTGATGCTGTATGTGATAGCAAAATGTGGCAAGTTTACGGCACTCCGAATTGCGGCAAAGGACAGCCGGGACAGATCATGGTTGTCGGACACGCCGCGTCCCCTGCCCGTTTCCGTAACGTAAAAGTTGGTTCCCGAAAGAAGTAG
- a CDS encoding TldD/PmbA family protein: protein MIGEKHCYEILKSALKYARSKKPDFVDFLLLSWDSSVTRVANSQIHQNVSETEARLAVDIIHNLRIGSASTSVLTEEAIRRAIDIAYDSTLHKAQLPGPLRLDSFFSGTKNGLFSDKTAGYTPQERAKVIQKLIQRAKSESLITSAKFHTGTGEIAVANSLETLAYTSFTDANMSVILKGAHDSAYGSIASAHVTDLNFESFLENLISKCRIQNKKPVDIFAGKKPGEELYYDVILEPAAVCEWIDLLSYIGFNGLSYHEEESFLCGKIGQKVMQENITIWDDGNNPAGYVLPFDLEGTPKTPVYFIQNGIARNVAYDGLLATKANAKSTGHSLGAGQRHLGAFPLNLYVAGDDQSLDYMIASSEEPTIYVTRFHYTNIADSRHVVLTGMTKDGTFLVQGGEIVAPVANMRYLQSVVEAFNHVEMLSDPELVHDPDVYGALLPSSSVVPAMKIQKVRFIGSTGE, encoded by the coding sequence ATGATTGGTGAAAAACATTGCTATGAAATATTGAAATCGGCATTAAAGTATGCCAGATCGAAAAAGCCTGATTTTGTCGATTTCCTTTTGCTGAGCTGGGATAGCAGCGTTACGCGTGTGGCGAACTCGCAAATCCATCAGAACGTATCGGAGACAGAGGCCAGGCTTGCTGTGGATATTATTCATAACTTGCGAATCGGTTCAGCTTCCACAAGCGTTCTGACCGAAGAAGCAATTCGACGAGCGATCGATATTGCGTACGATTCAACTCTGCATAAGGCCCAGCTTCCCGGCCCGCTCAGACTCGATTCATTCTTCAGTGGCACAAAAAACGGTCTCTTTTCCGACAAAACAGCTGGTTACACACCTCAGGAACGCGCAAAAGTCATTCAAAAGTTGATCCAGCGCGCTAAGTCTGAAAGTCTCATCACCTCCGCAAAATTTCATACGGGGACCGGTGAAATTGCGGTCGCGAATTCACTTGAAACGCTGGCCTATACCTCGTTTACGGATGCCAACATGAGCGTCATCTTAAAGGGAGCTCATGATTCGGCTTACGGATCCATTGCATCCGCTCATGTGACGGATCTGAATTTCGAATCGTTTTTAGAAAATTTGATTTCGAAATGCCGGATTCAAAACAAAAAACCTGTAGATATTTTTGCAGGGAAAAAACCTGGGGAAGAACTCTACTATGACGTCATTCTTGAGCCGGCTGCTGTCTGCGAATGGATCGATCTTCTCTCCTACATTGGATTTAATGGACTGAGCTACCACGAAGAGGAAAGTTTTCTGTGCGGTAAAATCGGCCAAAAAGTGATGCAGGAAAATATAACAATTTGGGACGACGGAAATAATCCGGCTGGATATGTTCTGCCGTTTGATCTGGAGGGAACTCCGAAGACGCCGGTTTACTTTATTCAGAATGGTATTGCGCGCAACGTTGCCTATGATGGCCTGCTGGCTACAAAGGCGAATGCAAAAAGCACCGGTCATTCGCTCGGTGCAGGCCAGCGACACCTGGGAGCGTTCCCCCTGAACCTGTACGTGGCGGGAGATGATCAATCGCTCGATTACATGATCGCTTCTTCGGAAGAACCGACGATTTATGTGACCCGTTTTCATTACACAAACATCGCTGATTCCAGGCATGTTGTGCTTACAGGAATGACAAAGGATGGCACCTTTCTCGTGCAAGGTGGTGAAATTGTCGCTCCGGTCGCAAATATGCGATATTTGCAAAGTGTTGTGGAGGCTTTTAACCACGTTGAAATGCTGTCCGATCCGGAGCTGGTTCATGATCCCGATGTTTATGGAGCGCTGCTACCCTCTTCCAGTGTGGTTCCTGCGATGAAGATTCAGAAAGTTCGGTTCATTGGAAGTACAGGAGAATAA